The uncultured Desulfobulbus sp. genome window below encodes:
- the dmeF gene encoding CDF family Co(II)/Ni(II) efflux transporter DmeF yields MHNKTVTDLRHPHSFGLDSSANEKNTLRVIILTAVTMALEIITGILTGSMALLADGWHMATHAFALGITYFAYIMARKFSEAPQFSFGTGKFGVLAGYTSTLFLGATALYMIVESCSRFIHPVQIAFNEAIFVAIAGLVVNLASMWMLGDHHHHHDHEHHHDHEQDHQHDHNLRAAYLHVATDALTSVLAIVALVFGKYLGWNFLDPVMGIVGGILIGKWAWGLLKSTALILLDGTQDTALRQEIRSSIEADGDSVVADLHLWPIEANAQALALTVVSQKLRSPSEYFPRLAHLKQIQHVTIETHLCNDPQCDCQSAGTDQMRCL; encoded by the coding sequence ATGCACAACAAGACCGTTACCGACCTTCGCCACCCACACTCCTTTGGCCTGGATAGCAGTGCCAATGAAAAAAATACCCTCCGCGTGATCATACTGACAGCCGTCACCATGGCCCTTGAAATCATCACCGGGATATTAACCGGCTCCATGGCCCTGCTTGCCGACGGATGGCACATGGCGACCCACGCCTTTGCTCTGGGCATTACCTATTTTGCCTATATCATGGCCCGAAAATTTTCGGAGGCGCCCCAATTTAGCTTTGGCACAGGGAAGTTCGGTGTTCTTGCCGGATATACGAGTACGCTTTTTTTAGGCGCTACGGCACTCTATATGATTGTCGAATCATGTAGTCGCTTTATCCACCCGGTTCAGATTGCCTTTAATGAGGCTATATTCGTGGCTATCGCTGGTCTTGTGGTCAATCTGGCAAGTATGTGGATGCTTGGTGATCACCATCATCATCACGATCATGAGCACCACCACGATCACGAACAGGACCATCAGCATGACCATAACCTTCGAGCCGCCTACCTTCACGTGGCAACCGATGCCCTGACCTCGGTCCTGGCCATTGTCGCCCTTGTCTTTGGTAAATATCTGGGATGGAATTTTCTTGACCCGGTCATGGGTATAGTGGGAGGAATATTGATCGGCAAATGGGCCTGGGGCCTTTTGAAAAGCACTGCCCTTATTTTACTCGATGGTACGCAGGATACCGCCCTGCGGCAGGAAATACGATCCTCCATTGAAGCCGATGGCGACAGTGTGGTTGCAGATCTCCATCTCTGGCCTATTGAGGCCAATGCACAGGCGCTGGCATTGACTGTGGTCTCTCAAAAGCTGCGAAGTCCCTCAGAGTATTTCCCCCGCCTTGCCCATCTCAAGCAGATACAACACGTCACCATCGAAACACATCTCTGCAACGATCCGCAATGTGACTGTCAATCAGCTGGAACCGATCAGATGAGGTGCCTGTGA
- a CDS encoding DUF4197 domain-containing protein, with the protein MRTQKIGVSVVTFAFALAFGVQTTAVAGTSLFDKGSSLLNSLNSSKTESSSNSSTSTKSSSSSLSSSDIVSGLKEALETGASTVVGQLGTQNGFNSDSSIHIPLPNGLSKAKALMAKAGLGSYADEVELKLNRAAEAATPKAKELFVKAITEMTFSDATSILNGEDDAATQYFKKKMSPDLTEAFTPVVEDSLGEVGAVQAYDTMVTQYKTLPFVPDVKGNLTSYTVEKTLDGIFYYLAQEEKAIRENPAKQTTALLKKLFN; encoded by the coding sequence ATGCGTACACAAAAAATTGGTGTTTCCGTCGTAACCTTCGCTTTTGCATTGGCATTTGGAGTACAAACAACAGCTGTGGCTGGAACGTCCTTGTTTGATAAAGGCTCTAGCCTCTTGAATTCACTCAATTCGAGTAAAACAGAGAGCTCTTCCAACAGTTCCACCAGCACAAAGAGCAGCTCGAGCAGCCTCTCTTCCAGTGACATTGTCTCTGGCCTGAAAGAGGCCCTGGAAACAGGAGCCAGTACTGTTGTGGGCCAATTGGGAACCCAAAATGGATTTAATTCTGACTCGTCCATTCATATCCCTCTGCCAAATGGACTCTCCAAGGCCAAGGCATTGATGGCTAAGGCTGGATTGGGATCTTATGCGGATGAGGTGGAACTTAAATTGAACCGTGCTGCTGAGGCTGCAACTCCAAAGGCCAAAGAACTCTTTGTCAAAGCGATCACTGAAATGACTTTTAGTGATGCTACATCGATTCTCAATGGTGAAGACGATGCAGCCACCCAATACTTTAAGAAAAAAATGTCACCGGATCTGACCGAGGCCTTTACCCCGGTTGTTGAGGATTCTCTGGGAGAGGTGGGGGCTGTTCAAGCCTATGACACAATGGTAACACAGTATAAAACTCTGCCCTTTGTACCGGACGTTAAAGGAAATCTGACCAGCTACACTGTAGAAAAAACTTTGGACGGGATTTTTTACTACCTGGCTCAGGAGGAGAAAGCCATTCGGGAAAATCCGGCTAAACAGACCACAGCGTTGCTGAAAAAATTGTTCAACTGA
- a CDS encoding TatD family hydrolase, giving the protein MELFDTHCHLDVSPIYGQVGQVLQRARAVGVQDCVVPGVDREGWQRLLELCRQDSGLHAAPGLHPMYLSLHQPADLEELAALAENGQIIALGEIGLDYFVPDLDRSEQQLLFEAQLALAHKSHLPVLLHARKAHDQVLSTLRRKKFPHGGIVHAFSGSFQQAMEYIKLGFGIGIGGTITYDRATKIRKNCAELPQEWLVLETDAPDIIVAQHRNEPCNLPEYLPEILSNLASIRKEAPEITAAYTTQNARRILRLP; this is encoded by the coding sequence ATGGAGCTTTTCGACACCCACTGTCATCTTGATGTTTCCCCAATCTATGGCCAAGTTGGCCAGGTGCTCCAGCGGGCTCGTGCAGTTGGGGTGCAAGATTGTGTCGTCCCTGGAGTGGACAGAGAAGGCTGGCAGCGATTACTGGAACTTTGTCGACAAGACTCAGGACTCCATGCGGCCCCGGGCTTACACCCCATGTATCTGTCACTGCATCAGCCCGCGGATCTTGAAGAACTGGCGGCCCTGGCAGAGAATGGGCAGATTATCGCGCTGGGCGAGATCGGCCTCGATTACTTTGTCCCGGATCTTGACCGCAGTGAACAACAGTTGCTGTTTGAGGCACAATTAGCTCTTGCCCACAAATCGCACCTACCGGTCTTGCTGCATGCACGTAAGGCCCATGATCAGGTGCTCTCGACCCTGCGACGAAAAAAATTTCCCCACGGCGGGATTGTCCACGCTTTTTCCGGCAGCTTCCAACAGGCAATGGAGTATATCAAACTCGGCTTCGGTATTGGGATTGGCGGCACGATCACCTATGACCGGGCAACGAAAATTCGTAAAAACTGCGCTGAACTCCCTCAGGAATGGTTGGTCCTTGAAACCGATGCTCCAGATATCATTGTGGCTCAGCATCGGAACGAGCCCTGCAACCTACCGGAATATCTGCCTGAAATACTCAGTAATCTTGCCAGCATCAGAAAAGAAGCTCCTGAAATCACGGCCGCCTACACCACACAGAACGCCCGCCGAATTCTCAGGCTTCCTTGA
- a CDS encoding DEAD/DEAH box helicase produces MHSPVEEQIEDPFFYDREALEMVAGAAAVAEGLRCFKEHRVLSVDQEQDRLWAQVEDDDWELPCDVLIVADDEGLDVQCTCLSEDEFCWHVVAALYAYAEQKEAVGQLFTATDTAIRDRIKRGRSEVAVTQTSGKHWFGRWQAKTIGSETHFPQEYTVTIRSLSRRTNLCTCPDFQLNQLGTCKHIEAVLHKLSKRKDSPKIQRLQAPISYVYLAWDVEDAPQVRLYRCPDLDLGSAALLATFFDGAGRFTGRFPDDLFRLAELVESRDNIEVGEDALAHARYHASQATQRLRAEKIKAQILASNGRLPGVKARLYPYQIEGVAFLAGTGRALLADDMGLGKTLQAIAAAQWLCSNEGVRKVLVICPASLKHQWAREIERFTDRAVQVVQGPARERGTQYRQEATFFIVNYELILRDLSVMNELLCPDLVIMDEAQRIKNWRTKIAAAVKLIPCRFAFVLSGTPLENRLEDLYSLMQVVDAKVLGPLWRYMIDFHVSDDRGKVLGYRNLLVLRKRLAPVMLRRDRRLVRDQLPDKIVQRLDVGMTAKQCELHDSAMGVAGRLAQIARKRPLTPSEKNRMLAALQQARMACNAAGLVDKETPGSPKLDELADILDEICLQSGLKAVVFSQWERMTMLAEQRLGRLGLGCVRLHGGVPTAKRGELMDRFRDDDSIQVFISTDAGGVGLNLQSGAVLVNLDVPWNPAVLEQRNARIHRLGQTRTVQIITMVATDSYEEQVFALVQNKQNLFDNVIGEDASEDVVGISKKLLETLVEDLAGPKEEAADAEVVALEAESVEAEQTATPAPAAAPVVEDSLSRALRHCVEGLQQAFGTRIERIFGSGGGLVVVLDRVDAEADKVAEQLSAEVPVALIDRLALKGLQRLGAGSPLAEAESLYDAAVEEEKSGESRLVRQAKEKLKAAQLLLEQGMCGSALEMVFAALLTAAAARADLAAPLERSEIGVWAYGEALPQGLLNQEEVGLLMRALGFVQGGMAPEPLVRALLDDAEAFLASA; encoded by the coding sequence ATGCACAGTCCTGTTGAGGAACAGATCGAAGACCCGTTTTTCTATGATCGTGAAGCGCTGGAGATGGTGGCCGGTGCCGCCGCAGTCGCCGAAGGGCTGCGCTGCTTTAAAGAACATCGAGTTCTGAGCGTAGATCAGGAGCAGGACCGACTCTGGGCGCAGGTCGAAGACGACGATTGGGAGCTGCCCTGCGATGTGCTTATCGTCGCCGATGACGAGGGGCTGGACGTCCAGTGCACCTGTCTCTCCGAAGACGAATTCTGCTGGCATGTGGTCGCGGCCCTCTATGCCTATGCGGAACAGAAAGAGGCCGTGGGGCAACTTTTTACCGCTACGGATACGGCGATTCGTGATCGCATCAAACGTGGTCGCTCTGAGGTTGCGGTTACACAGACCAGCGGTAAACACTGGTTTGGCCGCTGGCAGGCGAAAACCATCGGCTCTGAGACCCATTTCCCCCAAGAGTACACCGTCACCATTCGGAGTCTCAGTCGACGCACGAATCTCTGCACCTGCCCGGATTTTCAACTCAATCAGCTTGGTACCTGCAAGCATATCGAGGCAGTGCTGCATAAGCTGAGCAAACGCAAGGACTCCCCCAAGATACAAAGACTGCAGGCACCGATTTCGTATGTCTATCTCGCCTGGGATGTCGAAGATGCCCCCCAGGTGCGTCTCTATCGTTGTCCCGATTTGGATCTTGGCTCAGCCGCTTTGCTCGCAACCTTTTTTGATGGCGCCGGTCGGTTTACGGGGCGCTTTCCCGATGATCTCTTTCGTCTGGCCGAACTGGTTGAAAGCCGCGATAATATCGAGGTCGGCGAAGACGCGCTTGCCCATGCCCGATACCACGCAAGCCAGGCGACACAACGTTTGCGGGCAGAAAAGATTAAAGCCCAGATTCTTGCCAGCAACGGGCGACTTCCAGGTGTCAAGGCCAGGCTCTACCCCTATCAAATCGAAGGGGTGGCCTTTCTTGCCGGGACCGGTCGGGCGCTGCTTGCTGACGATATGGGGCTGGGGAAAACCCTGCAGGCGATCGCCGCTGCTCAGTGGCTCTGCAGCAACGAAGGTGTACGCAAGGTCCTGGTTATTTGTCCGGCATCACTGAAACATCAGTGGGCGCGGGAAATCGAGCGTTTCACCGACCGGGCGGTCCAGGTTGTTCAGGGGCCGGCCAGGGAGCGAGGGACCCAATACCGTCAAGAGGCCACTTTTTTTATCGTCAACTATGAACTGATTTTGCGTGACCTTTCGGTGATGAACGAGTTGCTCTGTCCGGATCTGGTCATCATGGATGAGGCCCAGCGAATCAAGAACTGGCGCACCAAGATTGCGGCTGCGGTTAAGCTGATTCCCTGTCGTTTTGCCTTTGTTCTTTCGGGAACGCCCCTGGAAAACCGGCTTGAAGATCTCTACAGCCTGATGCAGGTGGTCGACGCCAAGGTGCTGGGGCCACTCTGGCGCTATATGATTGATTTTCATGTAAGCGATGATCGCGGCAAGGTTTTGGGCTACCGTAACCTCTTGGTCCTACGTAAGCGCTTGGCCCCGGTGATGCTCCGGCGCGACCGTCGCCTGGTCCGGGATCAGCTGCCAGATAAGATCGTCCAGCGGCTGGACGTCGGCATGACGGCAAAACAGTGTGAGCTGCACGATTCTGCCATGGGCGTGGCCGGGCGCCTGGCACAGATTGCTCGCAAACGTCCTTTAACCCCCAGCGAGAAGAACCGGATGCTCGCCGCCCTGCAGCAGGCGCGTATGGCCTGCAACGCTGCCGGGTTGGTGGACAAAGAGACCCCGGGCTCGCCCAAGCTCGATGAACTGGCCGACATCCTTGATGAGATCTGTTTGCAGTCGGGGCTGAAGGCGGTGGTCTTTTCCCAGTGGGAGCGGATGACCATGCTTGCGGAGCAGCGACTCGGGCGGTTGGGGCTGGGTTGTGTGCGGCTCCATGGCGGTGTGCCGACCGCAAAGCGCGGTGAGCTGATGGATCGGTTTCGCGACGATGATTCGATCCAGGTGTTCATCTCCACTGATGCCGGTGGGGTGGGCCTGAATCTGCAGAGTGGCGCGGTGTTGGTCAACCTGGATGTCCCCTGGAACCCGGCGGTGCTTGAACAACGGAATGCCCGTATCCACCGGTTGGGCCAGACACGGACCGTCCAGATCATCACCATGGTCGCCACCGATTCCTATGAGGAGCAGGTCTTTGCCCTGGTGCAGAACAAGCAGAACCTCTTTGATAACGTCATTGGCGAGGATGCCAGCGAGGACGTGGTCGGGATCTCGAAAAAACTGCTCGAGACCCTGGTCGAGGATCTGGCCGGCCCCAAGGAAGAGGCGGCCGATGCCGAGGTGGTCGCGCTGGAGGCGGAGAGCGTCGAGGCAGAGCAGACGGCCACCCCGGCACCCGCTGCCGCGCCGGTCGTCGAAGATTCTCTGAGCCGGGCCCTACGTCACTGCGTCGAAGGGCTGCAGCAGGCCTTTGGTACGCGGATCGAACGGATTTTCGGCTCCGGCGGCGGGCTGGTCGTCGTGCTTGACCGGGTGGATGCCGAGGCGGATAAGGTGGCCGAGCAGCTCTCGGCAGAGGTGCCGGTGGCTCTGATCGATCGCCTGGCGCTGAAGGGCTTGCAGCGACTGGGGGCGGGATCGCCCCTTGCCGAGGCGGAGTCCCTCTATGATGCCGCCGTGGAGGAAGAAAAGAGCGGTGAGTCGCGGCTGGTGCGGCAGGCCAAAGAAAAGCTCAAGGCGGCGCAATTGCTCCTGGAACAGGGGATGTGCGGCAGTGCCCTGGAGATGGTTTTTGCCGCTCTGCTCACTGCGGCGGCGGCCAGGGCCGATTTGGCGGCACCGCTCGAACGGAGCGAAATCGGTGTCTGGGCCTACGGCGAGGCCCTGCCCCAGGGGCTGCTCAATCAGGAGGAGGTCGGTCTGCTCATGCGGGCCCTGGGGTTTGTCCAGGGCGGCATGGCCCCCGAACCCCTGGTCCGGGCCTTGCTCGACGATGCCGAGGCTTTTCTCGCCTCGGCATAA
- a CDS encoding RecQ family ATP-dependent DNA helicase, whose product MSDAARKFLQRCLLLDIEVNERGEIYALGAVLGEEVYQWTGRRRPDKGLFAELEAFAREARFVLGHNVLVHDLPRLRQCLPELSLLTKPVIDTLFLSPLAYPANPYHRLIKNYQLVRDSINDPVQDAGLAGQVFCEQWDALALQFADNADPVLLYRGLLAMDGRFEGIGRALEAMGISLLTGADLIETLARFIRRNACIRAVEQLLAQVQDRSISLAPLAYVVAWLSVADGNSVLPAWVRHQFPQVASLLHRLRESDCGDAVCPYCRTHHDPQTFLAQYYGFPSFRAEPATGEGKSLQEEIVRAAARGRSIFATLPTGGGKSLCYLLPALMRYLRRNLLTIVISPLQALMKDQVDNFARLTGTRIAAALYGMLTMPERAEILEGIRLGDIGILLVSPEQLRNTSFRAVISQREIGAWIFDEAHCLSKWGHDFRPDYLYAIRFIKEFAGQEQVPIPPVQCFTATAKKDVRTEIVDLIQGQLGLRVVQFAGGHARTNLHYEVWSVERFDKYQTVLELLKARFEEQGSVVIYCATRRNTELLAEFLQENGWNAEAFHAGLEPSLKKRIQENFVGNVTPIICATNAFGMGIDKEDVRLVIHLDIPGSLENYLQEAGRAGRDRKDAECILIFNEQDIEGQFRLSANSMLNQRDIGRFLRGLRYAARGTNSVVITPGDLLRLDVVDIDPDLHDGATRVRTALAWLERAGYLQRNENKTQIFQGKPTHRTMEEAREAIAARNLSQRQQHRWLAIIQALMERSRLNQPFSADELAELSAFTAMEGDADTESETQRVIRTLHDMSAQGMLEQTTLLSAYIRYKVTESSEKKLQQVMAMERDFLVRLGELAPEVEVQTHLELDLRLINQLMIDGGHTDSSPQALKLFLYGLSRDGKGLAGARGSLSFKARGNNRFSVFLHRDWSVLVKTVELRQLVSQRSLRTIVEAVPPETHAGANLLVEFSLEQIIRGLRGDLLLADRLKDPLAAAERGLMYMHEQQVLDLQQGLAVFRQAMTVELNPEAKGRRYSKQDFLPLQTHYSERTFQIHVMNEYARLALDALSGAWQYVASYFEDDKEQFLKRFFAGKEKFFERATSKQSYQKIVEELHNPSQERIVAADQGKNLLVLAGPGAGKTRVVAHRVAYLLRVSRISPRAILVLCFNRSAIQSLRRRLRDLVGEDMAGVTLLTFHGLALRLTGQSFVRGERQNSREEIDFSSIIRDAIALLKGKKAVIGLEDIPPDFALIGRFSHILVDEYQDIDAEQYELVSLVAGKTRAERDENPAILAVGDDDQNIYRFRGASVEFIKRFQKEYNAEVHYLVENYRSTANIIEACNRLIAHNEERMKTDAPIRINAARAALPPGGNWQHLDALVQGRVQVLEVDESMHQAGTIVDELARLEGCASFDLDHCAVLAREWNDLEPVRRACEEHNIPVRFCWGRQNAFPRLPRIRENAQLLAWLGQRRTESISVGYLVAWVQQQNPVATIWSDNLCRIFAQWLQEVGESPQPVVAIEEFLYEMFAEQGRNKSVGHGLLTATAHAVKGLEFDHVFILGDNWQERQEDDLEDERRLYYVSMSRARETLHLFAVGQRDNPHLCLVEGDFLLRRKIPPVTLLESGHRRSTLLGLEDVFLDFAGLKAPQHPSRLALERLVAGDALHMAKRNGSLELLDSDQVVCGRLSKKAQGEWEGNIEAIRDIRVVAMVRRFREDVTDQKFQAACKGQEWLVPIVEIIC is encoded by the coding sequence ATGTCTGATGCCGCCAGGAAATTTCTTCAGCGCTGCCTGCTTCTTGACATAGAAGTCAATGAGCGGGGTGAGATCTATGCCCTTGGCGCAGTCCTGGGGGAGGAGGTTTACCAATGGACAGGCAGGCGACGGCCCGACAAGGGCCTCTTTGCCGAGCTTGAAGCCTTTGCCCGTGAGGCCCGCTTTGTCCTGGGACACAATGTTCTGGTCCACGATCTCCCCCGGCTCAGGCAGTGCCTACCTGAGCTGAGCCTGCTTACCAAGCCGGTCATCGACACCCTCTTTCTCTCCCCTCTGGCCTATCCCGCCAACCCCTACCACCGACTCATCAAAAATTATCAGCTCGTCCGCGACTCGATCAACGATCCTGTGCAGGACGCAGGTCTGGCAGGACAGGTGTTTTGCGAGCAATGGGACGCCCTTGCCCTGCAATTTGCCGATAACGCCGATCCGGTGCTTCTCTATCGCGGCTTGCTGGCCATGGATGGCCGGTTCGAAGGCATTGGCCGAGCCCTGGAGGCGATGGGGATTTCTCTGCTCACCGGAGCCGATCTCATTGAAACCCTGGCCAGGTTTATCCGCAGGAACGCCTGTATCAGGGCGGTCGAACAGCTGCTTGCGCAGGTGCAGGATCGCTCCATTTCCCTTGCTCCCCTGGCCTATGTGGTGGCCTGGCTCTCGGTGGCCGACGGCAACTCGGTGCTGCCCGCCTGGGTGCGCCATCAGTTCCCCCAGGTGGCGAGCCTGCTGCACCGGCTACGGGAAAGCGACTGCGGCGATGCGGTCTGCCCCTACTGCCGGACCCATCACGACCCGCAAACCTTTCTCGCGCAGTATTACGGCTTCCCCTCCTTTCGTGCCGAACCCGCCACCGGGGAGGGCAAAAGTCTGCAGGAAGAAATCGTTCGCGCTGCCGCCCGGGGCCGCTCCATCTTTGCCACCCTGCCCACCGGGGGCGGCAAGTCCCTGTGTTATCTGCTCCCGGCCCTGATGCGCTATTTGCGGCGCAACCTGCTCACCATCGTTATTTCCCCGCTTCAGGCCCTGATGAAGGATCAGGTCGACAACTTTGCCCGCCTGACCGGCACCCGCATCGCGGCCGCGCTCTACGGCATGCTGACCATGCCGGAACGGGCCGAAATCCTGGAGGGGATTCGGCTGGGCGATATCGGCATCCTCCTGGTCTCGCCGGAGCAACTGCGCAACACCTCCTTTCGCGCCGTTATCAGCCAGCGGGAGATCGGAGCCTGGATCTTTGACGAGGCCCATTGTCTCTCCAAATGGGGCCATGACTTTCGCCCTGATTATCTCTATGCTATTCGTTTTATAAAGGAGTTTGCCGGGCAGGAGCAGGTGCCGATTCCACCGGTGCAGTGTTTCACCGCCACTGCCAAAAAAGATGTGCGCACCGAGATCGTCGACCTGATCCAGGGGCAGCTCGGTCTGCGCGTGGTCCAGTTTGCCGGTGGGCATGCCCGCACCAATCTCCATTACGAGGTCTGGTCAGTTGAGCGATTCGACAAATACCAGACTGTGCTCGAGTTACTCAAAGCCCGTTTTGAGGAGCAGGGCAGTGTGGTCATCTACTGTGCCACCAGGCGCAATACCGAGCTGCTGGCGGAGTTCCTCCAGGAAAACGGCTGGAATGCCGAAGCCTTCCACGCCGGTCTTGAACCCTCGCTCAAAAAACGGATTCAGGAAAATTTTGTCGGCAATGTCACCCCCATTATCTGCGCCACCAACGCCTTTGGCATGGGTATCGACAAGGAAGACGTCCGCCTGGTGATTCATCTCGATATTCCCGGTTCGCTGGAAAATTATCTGCAGGAGGCGGGGCGTGCCGGGCGCGATCGAAAGGACGCGGAATGCATTCTCATCTTCAATGAACAGGACATCGAAGGACAGTTTCGCCTCAGTGCAAACTCCATGCTCAATCAGCGGGATATTGGCCGGTTCCTGCGAGGGCTTCGCTACGCGGCCAGGGGAACCAACTCGGTGGTGATTACCCCGGGGGATCTCCTGCGCCTGGACGTGGTGGATATCGACCCTGATCTCCACGATGGCGCAACCAGGGTGCGTACGGCCCTGGCCTGGTTGGAGCGAGCCGGTTACCTCCAGCGCAATGAAAACAAGACCCAGATCTTCCAGGGCAAGCCGACCCATAGAACAATGGAGGAGGCCCGGGAAGCGATTGCCGCCCGTAATCTTTCCCAGCGGCAGCAGCACCGGTGGCTCGCGATCATCCAGGCCTTGATGGAACGTAGTCGCTTGAATCAACCCTTCAGTGCCGACGAACTGGCCGAGCTTTCCGCCTTTACGGCCATGGAAGGGGATGCGGACACTGAGTCCGAGACCCAGCGCGTTATCCGGACCCTTCACGACATGTCGGCCCAGGGGATGCTCGAACAGACCACCCTGCTCAGCGCCTATATCCGCTACAAGGTTACCGAAAGCTCGGAGAAAAAACTGCAGCAGGTCATGGCCATGGAGCGTGATTTTCTGGTCAGGCTTGGTGAGCTGGCGCCGGAGGTCGAGGTGCAGACCCATCTGGAGCTGGACCTGCGTTTGATCAATCAGTTGATGATCGATGGGGGGCATACGGACAGCTCGCCGCAGGCGCTCAAACTGTTTCTTTACGGTCTGAGTCGTGACGGCAAGGGCCTGGCCGGGGCCCGGGGAAGCCTGTCGTTCAAGGCTCGGGGCAATAACCGCTTTTCCGTTTTCCTGCACCGGGATTGGTCGGTGCTCGTCAAGACCGTCGAGCTGCGCCAGCTCGTGTCCCAGCGGAGTCTACGCACCATTGTCGAGGCAGTGCCGCCCGAGACCCATGCCGGGGCCAACCTCTTGGTGGAATTCAGTCTGGAGCAGATCATCCGGGGCTTGCGCGGCGACCTGTTGCTTGCGGACCGGCTCAAAGATCCGCTGGCAGCCGCCGAACGAGGCCTGATGTACATGCATGAACAGCAGGTGCTTGATCTGCAGCAGGGGTTGGCCGTGTTTCGTCAGGCCATGACCGTCGAGCTCAATCCGGAGGCCAAGGGGCGACGCTACTCCAAACAGGATTTCTTGCCGCTGCAGACTCACTACAGCGAACGAACCTTTCAGATCCATGTGATGAACGAGTATGCCCGCCTTGCCTTGGATGCGCTCAGCGGTGCCTGGCAGTATGTGGCTTCCTATTTCGAGGATGACAAGGAGCAGTTCCTCAAACGTTTTTTCGCCGGCAAAGAAAAGTTCTTTGAGCGGGCCACCAGCAAACAGTCGTATCAGAAAATTGTCGAGGAGCTGCACAATCCCTCCCAGGAGCGGATTGTTGCCGCAGATCAGGGGAAAAATCTGCTGGTCCTGGCCGGGCCGGGGGCAGGGAAGACACGGGTGGTGGCGCACCGGGTCGCCTATCTGCTGCGGGTGTCTCGGATCAGTCCCCGGGCGATTCTGGTGCTCTGTTTTAACCGCAGCGCCATCCAGAGCCTGCGCAGGCGACTGCGCGATCTTGTCGGTGAGGATATGGCCGGAGTGACCCTGCTGACCTTTCATGGGCTGGCCCTGCGCCTGACCGGACAGTCGTTTGTTCGGGGGGAGCGGCAGAACAGCCGTGAGGAGATTGATTTTTCCTCCATCATCCGCGACGCCATTGCCCTGCTCAAGGGCAAAAAAGCGGTGATCGGCCTGGAGGATATCCCGCCCGATTTTGCCCTGATCGGCAGGTTCAGCCATATTTTGGTGGATGAATACCAGGATATCGACGCCGAGCAGTACGAACTGGTTTCCCTGGTGGCCGGAAAAACGCGGGCGGAGCGGGACGAAAATCCGGCCATCCTCGCCGTGGGCGACGATGATCAGAATATCTATCGCTTTCGCGGGGCAAGTGTCGAATTCATCAAAAGGTTCCAAAAAGAGTACAACGCCGAAGTCCATTACCTGGTGGAAAATTACCGTTCGACCGCCAATATCATCGAAGCCTGCAACCGGTTAATTGCCCACAATGAGGAGCGGATGAAGACCGATGCCCCCATCCGCATCAACGCTGCCCGTGCCGCCCTGCCGCCCGGCGGCAACTGGCAACACCTGGACGCCTTGGTGCAGGGCAGGGTCCAGGTATTGGAGGTCGATGAGTCCATGCACCAGGCGGGGACAATTGTGGACGAGCTTGCGCGCCTGGAGGGCTGTGCTTCCTTTGATCTGGACCACTGTGCCGTGCTTGCCCGGGAATGGAACGACCTGGAGCCTGTGCGCCGGGCCTGCGAGGAGCACAATATCCCGGTTCGCTTTTGCTGGGGCCGGCAGAACGCCTTTCCCCGGTTGCCGAGAATTCGGGAAAATGCCCAGTTGCTGGCTTGGCTGGGGCAGCGGCGCACGGAATCGATATCTGTGGGGTACCTGGTTGCCTGGGTGCAGCAACAGAATCCTGTCGCCACCATCTGGAGCGACAATCTGTGCCGGATTTTCGCGCAGTGGCTCCAGGAGGTCGGCGAGAGTCCACAGCCGGTGGTTGCGATCGAAGAGTTTCTTTACGAGATGTTTGCCGAACAGGGGCGGAACAAAAGCGTTGGCCACGGTCTCTTGACGGCCACGGCCCATGCAGTCAAAGGGCTTGAGTTTGACCATGTCTTTATCCTGGGAGACAACTGGCAAGAGAGGCAGGAGGACGACCTGGAAGATGAACGGCGGCTCTATTATGTGTCGATGTCCCGCGCCAGGGAGACTCTGCACCTTTTTGCAGTGGGGCAACGGGACAATCCTCACCTCTGCCTTGTGGAGGGAGATTTCCTCCTGCGACGGAAAATACCGCCCGTCACCTTGCTGGAATCAGGGCACCGTCGTTCCACCTTGCTTGGGTTGGAGGATGTTTTTCTTGATTTTGCCGGCCTGAAAGCACCGCAGCATCCAAGCCGTCTCGCTCTGGAGCGGCTGGTAGCCGGAGATGCGCTGCACATGGCCAAGCGCAACGGCTCCCTGGAACTTCTCGATAGCGATCAGGTCGTCTGCGGGCGTCTTTCGAAAAAAGCCCAAGGCGAATGGGAGGGAAACATCGAGGCGATCCGCGATATTCGGGTTGTGGCCATGGTCCGCCGCTTCCGGGAGGATGTTACGGACCAGAAATTTCAGGCCGCCTGTAAGGGACAGGAATGGTTGGTGCCGATAGTTGAAATAATCTGCTGA